One stretch of Tribolium castaneum strain GA2 chromosome 5, icTriCast1.1, whole genome shotgun sequence DNA includes these proteins:
- the ctrip gene encoding E3 ubiquitin-protein ligase TRIP12 isoform X4 has protein sequence MAADQPDMPNNGLSASEEPPSPQEATQAMPSSGGPSGPGADSESEDSEVGRLQALLEARGLPPHLFGALGPRMQHLLHRSMGSNSSVARAQALLPGLQATGDEGQQLQAVIEMCQVLVMGNEEILTGFPVKPVVQALITLLGMEHNFDIMNHACRALTYMMEALPRSSAIVVDAVPVFLEKLQVIQCMDVAEQSLTALDMLSRRHSKAILQARGVSACLMYLDFFSINAQRNALSITANCCLNLTSEEFQYVQESLPLLASRLTQQDKKCVESVCLAFSRLVDSFQLEPARLQEIASTELLTNLQQLLVVTPPVISTGTFITVLRMLSVMCANCPDLALTLLKQNIAETLLYLLTGSAEVNQDEVELIPRQPQEQFEITALIGELMPKLPSDGIFAVDALLERPSNVAKDQPVWQWRDDRGLWHAYGAVDSRIIEAAHLNGDDEVSLNTLGRIYTIDFHSMQQINEDTGTSRPVQRRFTPTSAQSSGSESSHSGSRPNSASRDARVACLREERGLAAAFIRSLFSVLYEVYSSSAGPAVRCKCLKALLRMVYYASPELLKDVLKNQVVSSHIAGMMASSDLRIVVGALQMAEILMNKLPEEFGVHFRREGVIHQINRLADPEIPLGGSPPKSSYSSASFSSTLNEPSTSQPSSSSSHIANGSATSSHIGTPLSSAMYTSTPDTQRVQESETRSPSPSHVRLSDVLKRKRVPKRSGVSSRSKTRHEDLPISPSLMQDLFTKAASLGTSTPSNSSRPRYSGSSSKTSFLQSLNPARWGRTMNSSHDRNYSKDALNSLTKSASNSHITAGNREKTRTWVREQASKFIETYSANEEDHHPATNVITRLKSAIEKLPTIRCAEALRELREILIDSDVSPFEVNYSGLIKSLLVYLADVEGPFDRDQRLRIMLNVFAGCPLEANVTEITQLNSAWMSALVAKLNGCVSQLEQFPVKVHDLPASSGAGRGGTSALKFFNTHQLKCNLQRHPDCTNLKQWKGGTVKIDPLALVQAIERYLVVRGYGRLRDKDSADSDDGDSDDDIDDTLAGVVISQSGARHKLQFLIGNNVLPYNMTVYQAVRQFSNNGNDQSETDTDNETPLGNVGIWVQTHVIYYRPLKEDGSSSGKPSSSSGTSSSHSSRKGKGSSSKSTSRRKGDDLWNEGITPLVHSPLSPFLTTQLPDSVTIQDASLEVLCLLRILNALNLYWSTLYPAIEYRPIVSPSEFLNSKIAAKASRQLQDPLVIMTGNLPNWLQQIASVCPFLFPFETRQLLFYATSFDRDRALQRLLDMSPELSSSDSQERVTPRLDRRKRTISRIDILKQAEQVMQDLASSKALLEVQYENEVGTGLGPTLEFYALVSKELQKSNLELWNAPDSHSSEYVNCPAGLFPSPLPRGAKVGQITKVKSKFRFLGKFMAKAVMDSRMLDLPFSLSFYRWLLGQEHCLILADLKYVAPEIYKNLKKMHAVVRQRDAILQDPNLTPEQKEEEVEKLEFDGCPISELGLDFVLPGHNVELIKNGKSTHVTIHNLHLYIKLVTHWMLVEGVNRQMESLREGFESVFPLQNLRVFQPEELEAVFCGSPRDSIAGWDIKTLMECCKPDHGYTPDSRAIRFLFEVLSSYDREEQRMFVQFLTGSPRLPVGGFKALSPPLTVVRKTLEPNMNPDDFLPSVMTCVNYLKLPDYTSIEVMRMKLHLAASEGQHSFYLS, from the exons ATGGCCGCCGATCAACCAGATATGCCCAACAATGGCCTGTCAG CTTCGGAAGAGCCACCGTCTCCACAGGAGGCCACACAGGCGATGCCTTCCAGCGGGGGCCCTTCCGGACCTGGGGCCGACTCCGAAAGCGAGGACAGCGAAGTGGGGCGTCTGCAAGCTCTCTTGGAGGCGAGAGGACTTCCTCCGCATTTGTTTGGCGCATTAGGCCCTCGAATGCAGCATTTGTTGCACAGGAGTATGGGATCCAACAGCT ctgTCGCTAGAGCACAAGCACTTTTACCAGGTCTACAAGCTACAGGTGACGAAGGCCAACAGCTACAAGCTGTCATAGAGATGTGCCAAGTGTTGGTGATGGGTAACGAGGAGATTCTTACCGGCTTTCCTGTCAAGCCAGTAGTACAAGCATTGATCACTCTGCTGGGAATGGAGCATAATTTTGATATT atgAATCATGCTTGTCGTGCTTTGACCTACATGATGGAAGCTCTTCCAAGATCATCTGCGATTGTCGTAGATGCTGTTCCTGTTTTTCTCGAGAAACTACAAGTTATACAGTGTATGGATGTTGCAGAACAGTCGCTTACTGCGCTTGATATGCTGTCTCGTCGTCATTCTAAAGCGATTTTACAAGCG CGGGGCGTTTCTGCGTGCTTGATGTACTTGGATTTCTTTTCCATAAACGCCCAACGCAACGCCCTTTCAATCACGGCAAACTGTTGCCTAAACCTGACATCGGAAGAATTCCAATACGTACAAGAATCATTGCCCTTGTTAGCAAGCCGTTTAACCCaacaagataaaaaatgtgtcGAAAGCGTTTGCTTGGCATTTTCGCGTTTGGTCGATAGTTTTCAATTAGAACCAGCACGTCTCCAAGAAATTGCCAGTACTGAACTTCTAACCAACTTACAACAACTTCTAGTTGTGACCCCACCTGTAATAAGCACCGGAACATTCATCACAGTTTTAAGAATGCTATCAGTCATGTGTGCCAATTGTCCCGATCTAGCTTTAACTCTCCTCAAACAAAACATAGCCGAAACTTTGCTGTATTTACTGACCGGATCTGCGGAAGTTAACCAGGATGAAGTGGAGCTAATACCAAGGCAACCGCAGGAACAGTTCGAAATCACGGCTCTTATTGGCGAACTGATGCCTAAACTGCCATCTGATGGTATTTTCGCTGTAGATGCCTTACTTGAACGGCCCTCGAACGTGGCGAAGGACCAACCGGTGTGGCAATGGAGGGATGATCGTGGGTTGTGGCACGCTTATGGTGCTGTCGATAGTCGTATAATTGAGGCAGCGCATCTTAACGGCGACGATGAAGTCAGTTTGAACACTTTGGGGCGCATTTATACGATTGATTTTCATTCCATGCAACAAATCAACGAAGATACGGGTACTTCAAGACCGGTTCAACGTCGGTTCACACCAACTAGTGCCCAGTCAAGTGGGTCTGAATCATCGCATTCGGGAAGTCGCCCGAATTCAGCAAGTCGTGATGCTCGCGTTGCGTGCCTTCGCGAGGAGCGCGGCCTTGCAGCCGCGTTTATTCGTTCGTTGTTCTCCGTATTGTACGAAGTGTACTCGTCGAGTGCCGGACCGGCGGTTAGATGTAAGTGTTTGAAAGCCTTATTGAGGATGGTGTATTATGCCAGTCCCGAACTGTTGAAAGACGTTTTGAAAAACCAAGTCGTGAGTAGTCATATCGCCGGTATGATGGCGTCTAGTGATTTAAGAATCGTTGTTGGTGCCTTGCAAATGGCTGAAATTCTTATGAATAAGTTACCTGAAGAGTTCGGGGTGCACTTTAGGCGAGAGGGCGTCATACACCAGATTAACCGACTTGCGGACCCTGAG aTTCCATTAGGCGGTAGCCCCCCAAAATCGAGCTACAGCTCCGCTTCATTTTCCTCAACTTTGAACGAACCTAGCACTTCTCAACCCTCGAGCAGCTCCAGCCATATCGCGAACGGTTCAGCGACCAGTTCCCACATTGGCACTCCCCTGTCCTCAGCAATGTACACTTCGACTCCAGACACCCAACGTGTTCAAGAATCTGAAACTCGTTCACCTAGTCCCTCACACGTACGATTAAGTGACGTATTGAAACGTAAACGGGTACCGAAACGATCAGGAGTGTCGAGTCGTTCCAAGACACGTCACGAAGATCTCCCTATATCACCATCCCTAATGCAAGATTTGTTCACAAAAGCTGCATCTTTGGGCACGTCAACACCCAGCAATTCGTCAAGACCTCGATATTCAGGCTCCAGTTCAAAAACTAGTTTCCTACAGAGCCTGAATCCGGCGAGATGGGGAAGAACAATGAATTCCTCACACGATCGTAATTACAGCAAAGATGCCTTGAATAGTCTGACCAAATCGGCGTCAAACTCGCATATCACCGCTGGGAATAGAGAGAAGACAAGGACTTGGGTCCGCGAACAAGCTTCGAAATTCATTGAAACTTATTCAGCGAATGAAGAAGACCATCATCCTGCTACAAACGTTATCACGAGATTgaaatcggcgattgaaaagtTGCCCACGATTCGGTGTGCTGAGGCTTTGCGCGAGTTGCGCGAGATTTTGATAGATTCGGATGTGTCTCCATTCGAAGTGAATTACTCGGGGCTGATTAAATCCCTGTTGGTGTATTTGGCCGATGTTGAGGGGCCGTTTGACCGTGATCAGAGACTGAGGATCATGCTGAACGTATTCGCTGGTTGTCCCTTGGAAGCGAACGTGACTGAAATAACACAGTTGAATTCGGCTTGGATGAGTGCGCTTGTGGCGAAACTGAACGGCTGCGTCTCGCAGTTGGAACAGTTTCCTGTGAAAGTTCACGATTTGCCGGCGAGTTCGGGCGCTGGGAGGGGTGGAACTAGTGCTCTTAAGTTTTTCAATACACACCAGTTAAAG TGCAATTTACAAAGGCACCCCGATTGTACCAATTTGAAGCAGTGGAAGGGTGGTACGGTCAAAATCGATCCTCTTGCCTTGGTGCAAGCGATCGAGCGGTATTTGGTCGTTCGCGGGTACGGCCGTTTGCGTGATAAAGACAGTGCCGATAGTGATGATGGTGATTCCGACGATGATATCGACGATACGTTGGCGGGGGTTGTCATATCGCAGTCTGGAGCTAGGCATaagttacaatttttgataGGCAACAATGTTTTACCTTACAATATGACGGTGTATCAGGCTGTACGACAGTTTAGTAATAATGGCAATGACCAAAGTGAGACGGATACAGATAACGAAACTCCTTTAG GGAACGTTGGTATTTGGGTCCAAACACACGTAATTTATTATCGACCATTGAAGGAAGATGGTTCATCGTCTGGCAAACCTAGTTCATCGAGTGGAACGTCTTCGAGTCACTCGAGCAGGAAAGGGAAGGGGTCGTCAAGTAAGAGCACTTCTCGGCGTAAAGGAGACGACTTATGGAACG AAGGAATAACACCTCTCGTTCACTCGCCTTTGTCGCCGTTTTTAACGACTCAATTGCCCGATTCGGTGACAATTCAAGACGCCTCGTTGGAAGTGTTGTGTCTTTTGCGTATCTTGAACGCTCTCAACCTCTACTGGAGCACTCTGTACCCCGCCATAGAATACAGACCAATCGTTTCACCGTCGGAATTTCTCAATAGTAAAATAGCGGCAAAAGCCAGCCGCCAGCTTCAAGACCCCTTAGTCATAATGACCGGTAACCTCCCTAACTGGCTTCAACAGATCGCCTCAGTCTGTCCTTTCCTGTTCCCGTTTGAAACACGTCAACTACTATTCTACGCTACTTCATTCGACCGAGACCGGGCCCTACAGCGCCTCCTGGACATGTCACCAGAATTGAGTTCTAGTGACTCGCAAGAACGCGTCACTCCACGACTGGATCGAAGAAAACGCACCATTTCTCGAATTGATATTTTGAAACAGGCCGAACAAGTGATGCAAGACTTGGCGTCGTCGAAAGCACTCCTGGAAGTGCAATACGAGAACGAAGTCGGTACGGGATTAGGACCCACGTTGGAGTTCTATGCTCTTGTATCGAAAGAATTGCAAAAGAGTAATTTGGAATTGTGGAATGCACCCGATTCGCATAGCAGCGAGTACGTGAATTGTCCAGCCGGTTTGTTCCCGTCGCCGTTGCCGAGAGGCGCAAAAGTTGGACAGATTACGAAAGTTAAGAGCAAGTTTCGGTTTTTGGGCAAGTTCATGGCCAAGGCGGTTATGGATTCGAGAATG TTGGATCTTCCGTTTTCGTTGTCGTTTTATCGCTGGCTGTTGGGACAAGAGCATTGCTTGATCCTTGCCGATCTTAAGTATGTAGCACCCGAGATTTACAAGAATTTGAAGAAGATGCACGCCGTCGTGAGACAACGGGATGCCATATTGCAAGACCCCAACTTGACACCGGAACAAAAGGAGGAAGag GTCGAGAAGCTGGAGTTTGACGGCTGCCCGATCAGCGAGCTCGGCCTAGACTTCGTTCTTCCCGGGCACAACGTGGAGTTGATAAAGAACGGGAAGTCCACTCACGTCACGATCCACAATTTGCACCTTTACATAAAACTGGTGACACACTGGATGCTGGTTGAGGGCGTTAACCGGCAGATGGAGTCATTGCGCGAAGGATTCGAGTCCGTATTTCCGTTGCAAAACCTGCGTGTGTTCCAACCTGAAGAACTGGAGGCGGTGTTCTGCGGCAGTCCGCGCGATTCGATCGCCGGTTGGGACATCAAGACGTTGATGGAGTGTTGCAAACCGGATCACGGGTACACACCCGATTCCAGAGCGATCAGGTTCCTGTTTGAAGTATTGAGTTCATACGACCGCGAGGAGCAGAGGATGTTTGTGCAGTTTTTGACCGGAAGTCCGCGTCTACCGGTCGGAG GGTTTAAGGCACTGTCGCCACCGCTGACTGTGGTCCGGAAAACTTTGGAACCCAACATGAACCCTGATGATTTTCTCCCGTCTGTGATGACTTGTGTTAACTACCTCAAATTACCTGACTATACAAGCATTGAAGTGATGCGGATGAAACTTCACTTGGCTGCCTCTGAAGGACAGCATTCCTTCTATTTATcataa